From the Helicobacter mustelae genome, the window TGCTCTGCAAGAAAATCATATTCATTACAAAATCGATGAGGGTGGGGGTGCATTTTATGGTCCAAAGATTGATATCAAAATCACAGATGCAATCGGGCGCAAATGGCAGTGCGGCACGATACAAATTGATATGAATTTGCCTGAGCGCTTTGCTCTAGAATATATCGATGAAAACAACACTGCCCAGCAGCCTGTGATGATCCATCGCGCCATTCTTGGGTCATTTGAGCGCTTTAGTGCGATTTTGACTGAGCATTTTGGTGGAGAATTTCCTTTTTTCATCGCGCCAGTGCAGGTGGTTCTAATCCCTATCACAGAATCTCAGCACCAATACGCACAATCCCTGCGCAAAAAAATCATCGCTCTTGGTGCGTATGCAGAGGTGATGAACAAGAATGAAACACTAAATAAAAAGATTCGAAACGCAGAAAAGCAGCATGTCCCCATGATTCTAGTCATCGGCCAAAAGGAGCAAAATAGCGGTACTTTGGCCATCCGGGATCGCAGGGAAAAATCCCAATATGAAATGAAAGAAGAGGAGTTTTTGCATATGGTGGAACAAAAGATGAAAGAGGTTAGTTTTTGAGTAAAGAAGAAGTATTGTTAAATCAGGAGATTCATTTTAAAGAGGTTCGGTGCGTGGGGGATGATGGGGAGGTTTATGGGATTATATCTTCTAGTGAGGCGCAAAAAATTGCAAATTCTAAGGGGTTGGATTTGGTGTTGATTTCCCCCAATGCCAATCCGCCTGTGTGCAAGGTGATGGATTATGGAAAATATCGCTACCAATTAGAAAAAAAGCAAAAAGAGGCGCGTAAAAAGCAAAAGCAAATTGAAATCAAAGAAATAAAGCTCTCCACTCAGATTGCACAAAATGACATCAATTACAAAGTCAAGCATGCCAGGGAATTTATCGCTGAACAAAAGCATGTGAAATTCAAAGTCGTACTAAAAGGGAGGGAGACTAGCGATCCTCAGGGAGGCTTTGAGGTCTTGCGCAGGATTGCGGGGATGGTTGAGGATATCGCCACACCTGAAAAAGAACCCAGGGTAGAGGGGCGCTATGTCATATGGCTTTTTGTCCCCAAAAAGCAGGAAAAAAATCATCTTATGAAAGGAGAACAGACATGCCAAAAATGAAAACAAACCGCGGCGCAGCGAAAAGATTTAAAGCCAAAAAAAATCTGATCAAGCGTGGTAGTGCTTTTAGAAGTCACATTTTGACCAAAAAAAGCCCCAAAAGAAAAGCAAATCTAAAAAAACCACAGTATGTGCACAGTGCAAACATAGATTCGGTAAAAAATCTACTTTGCCAAGCATGAGCAGGGCTAGATTCGGTAAAAACTCCCCTCGTTGAGGGAAAGATTAGTCAAAGGACTACACCTATTAGGTAAAGGAGAAAAAATGAGAGTAAAAACAGGTTTTGTCAGAAGAAGACGCCATAAAAAAATCCTAAAACTTGCCAGAGGCTTTTATAGCGGAAGAAGAAAGCATTTCAGAAAGGCAAAAGAGCAATTAGAAAGAAGCATGTATTATGCCTTCCGTGATAGAAAGCAGAAAAAAAGAGATTTCCGCAGCCTTTGGATTGTGCGCATCAATGCAGCATGCAGGATGAGTGCAATGAGTTATTCCAAATTCATGCATGGATTGAAGCTTGCAAATGTCGAGTTAGATCGAAAGGTGCTCGCAGATATGGCAATGAATGATAGCGCTGCATTCCATGAGATCCTATCCATCGCCAAAGAGGCACTGCATAAAGCCCAAAAATAATCTCCCTTGCCAAAGGGAGCTTTCATGACTCTGCAAGAGATCCTAACAGAGGGGGATACGCAAAAAATACAAAATCTTCTTTCCCAAAGAATGGTCAAAAATATGGAATTTTTTGCGATTCATTCCCCCAAACTCTTCACACAACTCAAAAAACCGCCCACAGATTACAACCTCCTCTTTGATAAGAAAGGGCTAAACATCATTGATTTGCGCACCAAAAGTCTGCTCTATCCTACGTTAGAAGGGCAATACACCATGGTCGAGACACATGGCGAGCTCTCCCTCTCTCCGAGCAAAAATCCGCGCTGGAAATTGCATCATA encodes:
- the infC gene encoding translation initiation factor IF-3, with protein sequence MSKEEVLLNQEIHFKEVRCVGDDGEVYGIISSSEAQKIANSKGLDLVLISPNANPPVCKVMDYGKYRYQLEKKQKEARKKQKQIEIKEIKLSTQIAQNDINYKVKHAREFIAEQKHVKFKVVLKGRETSDPQGGFEVLRRIAGMVEDIATPEKEPRVEGRYVIWLFVPKKQEKNHLMKGEQTCQK
- the rpmI gene encoding 50S ribosomal protein L35, with amino-acid sequence MPKMKTNRGAAKRFKAKKNLIKRGSAFRSHILTKKSPKRKANLKKPQYVHSANIDSVKNLLCQA
- the rplT gene encoding 50S ribosomal protein L20, with protein sequence MRVKTGFVRRRRHKKILKLARGFYSGRRKHFRKAKEQLERSMYYAFRDRKQKKRDFRSLWIVRINAACRMSAMSYSKFMHGLKLANVELDRKVLADMAMNDSAAFHEILSIAKEALHKAQK